Part of the Mytilus edulis chromosome 9, xbMytEdul2.2, whole genome shotgun sequence genome, ACTAGCCTAGCAAGCGAAAAAAACACACAAGGATACCGTGCTGGGGACAGGGATTTTACCTTCAGAAACTGTGATGCAAATCCAAATAGTTACATAACTTTCTATTTCAATCCGAATAGAAGCTATCCGAGGAGAGTTGGCAGGTCAAACACCTTTATGACCGGTTTAATGGATTATTCGTCATCAATAAATAACAGTTTATCCATGAGTAgtgaattttattttgattttgagatGCATATGGGAGGTTGTGGTGGATTTATGACAACATATGATGTATCCAATATAACGGTAGCTTTAGGATTACCGTTTGGTAGGTATTTTTAGAGCATGTTTAAAGATGTAAAAATAGAACTATCTATGATAACATAGTCGTCGTCATCTAAATACCACTCAATTTGAAAAGGATTCATGTCTATCTTTTATCGTATTTAGTAGCATACCAATTCGTCTGTCACTGTCATAAATTCACTAATgggtctttagtagacgaaacgcgcgtctggggtaatatataaaattgtaatcctggtatctatgatgagtttatttacaaccactggttcGGTGCCACTGCTGTTGAAGTTTTaaatccccgagggtatcaccagcccagtagttagcacttctgtgttgacttgagttatcattgatatgttcataattataaattaactgttaacaaaactttgaatttttgtttgaaatactaaggcttttctacctcatgaatagattaccttagctgtatttggcaaaactttaagaatatttggtcctcattgctgttcaactttgtactttatttagccttttaacattttttgattcgagcgtcactgatgagtcttttgtggacaaaACACGACGTcttgcgtaaatataaaattttaatcctggtatctatgatgagtctattCATATAGACTATGTCAATAGACTGCCATTCTCCGCCTGTATGGAGTTATTTCCAAAAGAATGACGATAAATGGTTTCTAAAACTTTGTGAATACATGGAACGGGAATAATCATAATGTGCAACCAACactaaattattgaaataacatactagtatatgttttattattgacGTGGATGCTTTCCTTTGACAGCTCCTTTGATATGTAgcagggtaaaatattttttttttttatctttttctacCTTTTAAGAGTGATCAAACTGCCActtgttttttttacatcaaaacTGCCAGAACAAGTGATAGAAGTTAGCTTTATTGACGTGttctgccatttttttttattttgaccatACTCTTGAGAATCATAATACTTTATACAACAACAATGATTATCTGCAAATAAACGAAATTGTCAGTTGTCTTCGTCAGGAGTCACTGCTCTTAACTCCGTCACAACTGTAATTATTTCTagaaaatttgtaagaaagtaatattaaatttatatacatattctTCCAGGGCCTTTAACAAATTTTGAAGCACATGAGAAAGATATTGGAGAAACGGGAAATACAGGTAAACTATCAATAGTATTATAACTAGCATacttgtttttcatgttttttaagtGGTTTTTTTAAACAGCTATTCAAAGATAACATGAAAAGCAGTTTCCACGTTTCAAACAGTCATAAACAGACAATTAACTTAATATATATAGTTGGGAGTGGCAATGAGTTTATCAAGAATGTACTCAGTCTGACTAAACcgtattttttaattatatagaTTTGCCCTGTGAATATATATTGCTGTTCATTATATTTCAGACATTTTTTTAAGATGTATGAACAGTTATCAAAGATAACAGGattataaaatttaatacgccagacgcgcgtttcgtctacacaagactcatcagtgacactcagatcaaaacagttataaagccaaacaagtacaaagttgaagagcattaatgaccaaaaattccaaaaggttgtgccaaatacggctaaggtaatctattcctgggataacaaaatccttagtttttcgaaaaattcaaagatttttaacaggaaatttataaaaatgaccatatcattgatattcatgtcaacatcgaagtgctgactactgggctggtgataccctcggggacgaaacgtaccagcagtggcatcgacccagtagtgtaaacagttatcaaaggtaccaggattataatttaatacgccagacgcgcgtttcgtctacataagactcatcagtgacgctcagatcaaaacagttataaagccaaacaagtacaaaattgaagagcattaatgacccaacattccaaaaagctgtgccaaatacgactaaggtaatatattcctgggataacaaaatccttagtttttcgaaaaattcaaagatttttaacaggaaatttataaaactgaccatataattgatattcatgtcaacaccgaagtgctgactactgggctggtagaAAAGCAATCTTTATAATAAAgaactttattttcaatttgtacaAGATTATGCCCGACATCAAACTGCAGTAACATTAAGAATCAATGTCCATTTTCAACCTTCTATATGGAATATTTGGTTAAGtcatgtatctatatatatataaattattctcgaaattttaattttcaatttaattctATTACTCTCATAACCagacaataaatgtaaaatatacacCGTTTCATCTTTTATTTGTCTCATAagtaaactttaaaaagtttCTTGCTTAAAACGAAAGTTGCTGCTGTACACCATGTTTTCGATTTTGTACCTTTCTTCAATGCATTCGGGTGCACATATTGAATGTTTACCAGAAATGCATTTTAAGCGCCATTAAttataatttacatgttttgatttttaacctaatgtttatatttaatgttttcaaatttcaggGATGATAATTGGACTGGTGATGGGTTTGGTACTGTTAATATGTGTTGGCGTCGTAgcagtaatatttttaaaaaggtaTTAAGTTTCtgctttaaattttatttcgttATAACTAgaacacaatatatatttaatgaaattaacaaatgtttaatacaatgttaaaataagaaaaaaaaatcaattgtctaAAGAAGAAGAAGTGTAATACCGAGATACGTTAGGCAGGTGTTCATGAATAACCTTTACTGGGTACTTTAGAGATAAAGACTAGTAACGGGCAGGCAACTGTACTGACCTAGTTATTGTAAAATAGTTCTATATTTAATTGATAATTCATATTTCAATCTACATTATaaacataaggagatgtggtttgataagttgtttaaacttgttgaagtttatttaattttgttaaaatatataccaaatatacaacATTACCATTACGTTGTGGTATTTTGCTGCCTCTAGATATCGGTCTAACGTCATAAGAACAATTATGATATATAGTTGACgattaaatatatatgatattccTGCATAGTCTTGTTTATCTAAACAAATATCTATGTGCAATCGACATATGTGTAGATGACATAGATATGTTGTACATGTGTATATCTGAAACCTCTTATGATGAATAATTGCAGCCGATCTGCAACATAGcatataaatgaaattataagATGAACTAATATTCATATCAACACTGATTGAAAAGCTTTTACTGtattttttgttcaaaattttaaaatcatcaaaaaggtcaaatatagtgttaattatacattttatattgaaTTTTAGATATATTGGTATGCGTGAAGAGAGGGACATGTTAAAAAATGTTATTACTTCAGACAGTTATACAATCCCAACAAAGAACGTTCAAGGCCACGAATATCGTACCCTAGAAATTAGAAACAATACAAAACCATACATAAATGTTTCGAGTATATCAGGCAGTCGTGCTGTATCTAACACTGAATATGACTACGCCACCGCAAATGAATATGTTGACCTTGTCAACCAAATAGGCTTAACAAATAGGGAATCGAATTATAATCAGTATGAAGTTGTGGAACAAACacaaaatatgtaataaatttcTGATATATCACCCAACAGCCCTCTGAAGAAAACTATTCTTAATTTGTGAACTATCACTAGTTGATAGATACGAACTTGAGGAGCAAATGAATAGAAATCGGGAAAAACAAGATTGACGAAATGGCAAAAGTTTTAGTGTATTAAAGTGACTTATTATTGCACTCGAAGAAACACAATTATCTTTAGTACAAACCATTGAATATGTACATATGTGCAAATTACTTATGAACTGTTAAGTCTTATGTCTTTATCTAGAAGATCAAATTAGCAATCCAACTTTAAGCAACTAAAAATACTTCATGGAGCAATCAGAATGTCTCAATATCTGCAGCATAATATCTGAAATTTACCGTTTAAGTTTTTCATGGAAGATGCTTAATGTTATTTTAGAACACATCAGATAAAGTACTTTTTTTCAAACCTTTGACTTCGAAAAAGTGGCATAGCCTAGTTCTTgtattttctgtctttttttcgTGTGATCAAACTgtctttgattttgaatatttgatagaCATCACACGtacagtaaatagttatcaaaggtaccaggattataatttaatacgccagacgcgcgcttcgtctacataatacacatcagtgacgctcagatcaaaatagttatcaagccaaacaagtacaaagttgaagagcattgaggagccAACGTttccaaaagttgtgcaaaatacggctaaggtaatctattactTTTGTTCGTTAAGTATTTCTTATTAATTCGTTTATATGATGGACGAGTATAGGTTAAGAATTATATATTACACGTGGCCTATTTAGCTAGTTACTACAATTCTTATACGACACATGGTCGACAATTGTGTTAATCATGTCTTCTTGTTTTTTATCTATAACGTTGTCACCATGTGATAATGTATTATTGTGGCGTTGTCTTAAATATAATGCAAATAAATTTATAATCAATCCGGCATAGAGGTAGTTTGTTAGACTGTGGCATGTTGTTTGGATTATTTTGTTAATGTGTTGATTTATGTACTTGTGTTTATGTTTCCAAATATTGGCCCTcgaaaacatgaaataaaaacataaacgGAAGAAGGATTTTGTATAtgtttgtaattctcatcggattttgtcaaatgtgttgacttcttttctattatatttatgtgttatggtaaataatattaatcaccgcattcatttattagatttcattttgttcaacgtaatcagtgcgatattttacgtttcaagtgagattcaaaacaaaccgtacatagctttataatatagttaattgctgccttagtttgctattaataaatattgaaatgtgcattgttattaagtgCAATATCggtatttagttcaaatgtaaTCTTGGGTCAGTCCtagttctatcttattcattcaaatgacgtcatttttcatttttcattttttgatgatctgttttacaaattcaaatgacgtcatcatttttttgtcattttttacaatttcaaatatgacgtcacttggcgttgaggtttaaacatattcggatgtgtctacatattgtgttgcaaatgtctggttatgtaatgtatttcagttgtttcctgtaattagttaatatttcagttctatcatgtacagcttttgtttattaattttataaatttactgtttgcaaaagtataaattattctaaatgataaggatgttctggtaactaacagaaaaccctggccgtttttggcacaacttttttgatcttttagtcctcgatgctgttcgactttgtgcttgtttcggctttcaaacttttgtatctgggcatcactagtagatcttgtgtggataaaatgcacttctggcatattaaaattttcaacttgttgccttttgttggctgtggttcgtgtgtttctttgtcaattgtattctccaatttatttatattgaagtcctgtagtgttgagttgtcatcttaatgttatatttcacatggctttaaaaggggaggtttgtcatgccacaaaaccaggttcaacccgccatttttttctttaaaaatgtcctgtaccaagtcaggaatatagccaatgttatattatagttcgtttctgtatgtgttacattttaacgttgcgtcgtttgttttctcttattttttagtgtaaattcacattgcgataagacgtgtcacggtacttgcctatcccaaattcatgtatttggttatgatgttatatttgttattctcgtgggattttgtctgttgcttggtccgtttctgtgtgtgttacattgtagtgttgtgtcgttgttctcctcctatatttaatgcgtttccctcagttttagtttgttaccccgattttgttttttgtccatggatttatgagtttgaacatcggtatactactgttgcctttattttgtacTAAGATCATAAGTTTGGTCATTTTTCGTCTTTATTATATTACTATAAACAACAATTGTTGACTTTTGATATTAGTTTATACAATGATTTATTAACCTCAGAGACATGTCCTCGGTGAATAGCATATATCTagtgttgataaaaaaaatcaaaaattgtaattttgttatcTTATTAGAATAATGAAAATTAACAGAAAAACCCTGTATTgcttttgaaatttacatttGCCATCGCATTGCTTTTgcgagatttttttttatctgtatctaAATCTTTTTTTGTGTCTTACTTTTTTACCGTTGTTGCTGTAAGAACCCCTTGAATCTATTCTTATAATAGACTTATCatcacaacattttattttttttgtcgagAGAGTTTTTGTCATTCTAAACTTATCACTTTTTGAGATATGAGTACTGATGTgaagcatgatctgcttacccttacggagcaccaGAGATGacccccagtttttagtgggatccgtgttgctcagtctttagttttctatgggtttttttgtgtactattatttgtgtttgcctttttcatttttagccatgacgttgtcaatttattttcgatttatgagtttgactgttcctctggtatcgttcgcccctcttttatctGACATTAAAGCAATAATGAATAATAAGTAATGACAACATTTGTTCAGagaaattgtatttctttaataaCAACTGTTACATGAAAGACTTTTTCAAAGATTATAATAATTGATAGAAGTTCAACTTAGTATAAATGGTATTTGATTCCAATAATTAAGaacattttgaaatatcataCTGGTCTTCTGCTTTCCCGCCATTGAAATGATCGTACGTGTCTTGGTTTTCTGAATCCGACCTGTAACAACTTGTAGAATCATATACCGTATCGACAGTATGACTGTAAATGTTGTTTGTAGATTTTTTATGTCGATTGTCACGTGATGAATCATACACGCCTTCTTCAGAAAGACCATATGTATCATCTGTTAGATATGTTGTGCTATCAAAGCTTGTTTTATCCTGACTCGTATTCACTGGTTGGGCAAGTTCATATTGCTGCTCAGTTTTGGTTTTATCTTCAGATCTGTTGTAACCCGTAATTTGTGGATCTAAAACTAAGTAGTTGTTTGAAGCAGCATCGTTAGATATCATCTTAGAAGTATAACCTTGTTCAGTAGATGGTTCAACAGTAGCATAATCATAATTTAAATTTGTCTGCTTTAAATCTTGTTTTCTACCAGAAACGTCACTGTTTGTGAGGTTTTGGTATGGATAATCGGTAGTCTTTTTTAAATCCAGGTACGTATTGTTAAGATGGCCAGTCCCACGTGCCATTTCATCATTTTGAGATGTAGTATAACCATCCTTTGGTTCTTTCCGTTTGCTCGATCCAAAAAaccttaaatatttgaaaaaaaatcgtattgttttacattattatgaTTGAACAAACTTTATGGATCGTAAAACTTCAATTTATTTCTTGGTTATACATGCTAATACACATGATGGTAATTAGAGAATATTGTGATGTGAATAAATTATTCCTTTTTTCTTTTCCCAGTtagtatttttttcaactttttatattGGCGAAAGAACAAAGAATTTACCTGTATTATTTTACCTTATGAAGTGACGAAATGGtacaattaaaagttttaatcGTAGAGATTGAATCTATTGAATATTGAGAATTTAAGttcc contains:
- the LOC139488560 gene encoding uncharacterized protein, producing the protein MSPISISLYMCTILMCLSPSIEAFNSCKEVYLSKNRKNSGEYILYHGENPFKVYFFFEDDWVYTFISKTSYNTSIDMSKLYNTRNFTTIRIRWNDGTQKDVSVENLTGYQNKSDLYFGYNNHNSYQGPQSTNADHMSPYLFLGFLPTSLASEKNTQGYRAGDRDFTFRNCDANPNSYITFYFNPNRSYPRRVGRSNTFMTGLMDYSSSINNSLSMSSEFYFDFEMHMGGCGGFMTTYDVSNITVALGLPFGPLTNFEAHEKDIGETGNTGMIIGLVMGLVLLICVGVVAVIFLKRYIGMREERDMLKNVITSDSYTIPTKNVQGHEYRTLEIRNNTKPYINVSSISGSRAVSNTEYDYATANEYVDLVNQIGLTNRESNYNQYEVVEQTQNM